Genomic segment of Streptomyces longhuiensis:
CGAGCGCTCCTCGGCGACGTACTCGACGGCGGCCGTGAACAGGTCCTCGCGGGTCGGGAAGTGGTGCTGGGCGGCGCCGCGCGAGACCCCGGCCCGTTCGGCCACGACGGAGACCGTGGACCCCGACCAGCCGCGTTCGGCGAGGCACGACACGGCCGCTTCGAGGAGCCGCCGGCGGGTGGCGCGGCTGCGGTCCTGTTTGGGGGCGCGCTCCACCGCCGTACCGGATGAGGTCACAGCACCCATGCGGGATCCCGTCGTTCGAGGAAGGCCGTCATCCCTTCGCTTGCCTGCGCGGAGGAGAACAGCCGGGCCGAGAGCACGCTCAGGTCGGCCGCGTCCCGGTCGAAGGCCTCCAGCACCTTAGCCGTGAGCAGCCGTTTCGTCTCGGCCAGGCCCTGCGGGGACGACCTGCGCAGCCCGTCGAGGACGGGGGCGAGGGCCACGTCGACGTCGTCGCCGGCCGTCGTCAGGAGCCCGATGCGGACCGCTTCCGCCGCGTCGAAGCGCTCACCCGTCAGGTAGTAGCGGGCGACGGCGCGCGGGTCGGTGCGGGGCAGCAGGGGCAGCGAGATGACGGCCGGCGCGACCCCTATGCGGACCTCGGTGAACGCGAACGAGGCGGCGTGCGAGGCGGCCGAGATGTCGCAGGCCCCGAGCAGACCGAGCCCGCCCGCGCGCACATGCCCGGCGATCCGCGCGACGACGGGCCGGTCGAGCGCGACGATCTGCCGCAGGAGAGCGACCAGGGCCTCGGGCGGGGGCGGGGACTTCAGGTCGGCGCCCGCGCTGAACGTGTTGCCGGTGTGGGTGAGGACGACGGCCCGTACGGCGTCGTCCTTGCCGCACGCCGTGAGCGCGTCCGCCAGCTCGGCGACGAGCGCTGCCGAGAGGGCGTTGCGGTTGGCCGGGGAGTCGAGGGTGAGGGTGGTGATCCCGCGCTCGTGCGAGGAGTGGACCAGGGTCTTTTCCGTGCTCACGATGTCTCCCTGAGCTGTCGGCGGAGGATCTTTCCCGAGGCGGCGCGCGGCACGGCCCCTCTCCGGTCACGTGGGCGTGACGTTCAGAGGGTGGCAGCGGGCACAGAAACAATCAAGCATGCCTGCATGAATCAGGATCCGGCCGTCCGGCCGCGGGTCAGAGTGTTCTGCCGTCGGGCCCGGTCACGCCCGGCCGGGTGTTCAGGGACCACATATGAGTGCACTGCGGGCACTGGAGGTGGAGGACCGGCCCCTGATTGGAGATCAGGTAGCGCCAGTGCTCTCGGCAGTTGCGGCGGTCGGCGCAGGGTGTGCAGTGGCGGGCGTCGTCGCAGACGGGGCAGGCCACCCAGGCGCGCCGGGCGATGTCCGCCTGCGGATCAATGGGAAGCCGCACGGCCCGGCTCCTCTCCCGGCAGGACACCGGCTTCCACCAAGAGGTCGTAGGTGCGCTGCTGCCCGGCGTCCAGACCCGAGTAGAGGAGGGCGTGCGCCTCGTCCTCGCCCCGCAGGACGGCCACCGGATCCCAGTCGGGGCCGAGCGCGGCCACGACCTCGGCACGGCGCCGGGCCTCCTCGAAGGTCAGGTCGATCGTGAAGGGTATGAGGCCAGGGGAATTGTCTTGGTTCATGGCGAGACTTCCGATGAGCTGAGCAGAACCCGACCATCAGTACCAGGCACCCCCGACCACAGGGAAGGGTTACCTAAGTCGCCCCGCCGTGACCGGGAGTGATATGCCGCCCGGCCGGTCGACGGGGCGGCCTCGGATTCACCTACGGGAGTGGGCCGTTGCCGATGACAGCCACGAAGGGACCGGCACGATCCGCCGACGGAACTATGACGTACTTCACGGCGCCCCACGGGGAGAGCCCGGCCACGATCCGCCGGACACTCCCAGGGGCCCGGATCTCCGGCTCAGGTCGCTAGTACGACTTCGGCAGTCCCAGGGTCTGGTGGGACACGTAGTTCAGGATCATTTCCCGGCTCACGGGAGCGATGCGGGCCACGCGGGACGCCGTGATGAGCGAGGCCAGGCCGAACTCGCGAGTGAGCCCGTTGCCGCCCAGCGTGTGCACCGCCTGGTCGACGGCCCGCACACAGGCCTCCGCGGCCGCGTACTTCGCCATGTTCGCGGCCTCGCCCGCCCCGATGTCGTCGCCCGCGTCGTACAGGTGGGCCGCCTTCTGCATCATCAGGCGGGCCGTCTCCAGTTCGATGTGGGCCTGCGCGAGCGGGTGCGCGATGGCCTGGTGCGCGCCGATGGGCGACTTCCAGACGCTGCGCTCCTTCGCGTACCCGACGGCCCTGGCCAGCGCGAAGCGGCCCATGCCGATCGCGAACGCGGCCGTCATGATGCGCTCGGGGTTGAGGCCCGCGAACAGCTGGAGCAGGCCGGCGTCCTCGTCACCGACGAGCGCGTCCGCCGGCAGCCGTACGTCGTCGAGCACGAGCTCGAACTGCTTCTCCGGCGCCTGGAGTTCCATGTCGATCCGCCGCCGCCCGAACCCCTCGGCGTCGCGGGGCACGATGAACAGGCACGGCTTGAGGCTGCCCGTACGGGCGTCCTCGGTACGGCCCACGACGAGGGTGGCGTCGGCTATGTCCACGCCGGACACGAACACCTTGCGCCCGGACAGGATCCAGTCGCCGCTGTCCCCGTCGCGGCGGGCGGTGGTGGTGATGCGGTGCGAGTTGGAGCCCGCGTCGGGCTCGGTGATCCCGAACGCCATCGTGCGGCTGCCGTCGGCGAGACCCGGCAGCCAGGCCGCCTTCTGCCCGGGCGTGCCGAAGCGGGAGATGACGGTGCCGCAGATCGCGGGCGACACGACCATCATCAGCAGCGGCGCACCAGAGGCGCCCAACTCCTCCAGGACCAGCGACAGTTCGTACATGCCGCCGCCCCCGCCGCCGTGCTCCTCGGGCAGGTTCACGCCCAGGTACCCGAGCTTCGCGGCCTCCGCCCACAGCTCCTCGGGGTGGCCCTCCTCGCGGACGACGCGGGTCATGTAGTCGCGGCCGAAGCGGCTGCCGAGAGCGGCGACGGCGGAGCGCAGGGCCTGGTGCTCCTCGGATTCGAGGACGGGAGCGTTCACGACTGATCCTCCTGTACGACGGCGAGCAGGGCGCCGACCTCGACCTGGCGGCCGGGCGCGGCGTGCAGGGCGGTGAGCGTGCCGGAGGCGGGAGCGGTGATGCGGTGCTCCATCTTCATCGCCTCCAGCCAGACGAGGGGCTGTCCCGCGACGACCGTGACGCCCTCGGCGAGGCCTTCGGCGAGCCGGACGACGGTGCCGGGCATGGGCGCGAGCAGGGATCCCGGCTCCTGGCGTGCGACGGGCTCGGGCAGGCGGGGCAGGGCGGTGAGTGCGGCACCGTTCACGTACACGCGCTCCCCGTGGACCGCGACGTCGAACTTCCGCACCACGCCGTCCACTTCGAGCACGACGAGCGCCGGCGTCGCGCGGACGACGCGTACACCGTCCGCGGCCAGACCGTCGCGGGTGTGCCGGTAACGCACCTCGTGCTCGGTCCCGTCGGGTTCGGTGCGGTAGTGCTTGACCTGCGGCTGCGAGGCCACATTGCGCCAGCCGCCGAACCGGGACCGGCCGTGCGCGTCCGCGAGGGCCGCGGCGAGCGGTGCGTATGGGTCCGGGCCCGGCGCCGTGAGCGCGGCCAGATGCCGGTCGTAGAACCCGGTGTCCGCGCCACCCGCGATGAACTCGTCGTGCCGCAGCGACCGTACGAGCAGCTCCCTGTTGGTGACCGGGCCGTGCACCACGGACCGCTCCAGGGCACCCGCCAGCTTGCGCAGGGCCTCGGCGCGGGTCGGCGCGTGGGCGACGACCTTGGCGAGCATCGCGTCGTAGTGCACCCCGATCGGGTCGCCGTCGGTGAACCCGGTGTCCAGGCGTACGGCCTCCGGGACGGACAGCCGGTGCAGCGTGCCGGTCTGCGGGGCCCAGCCGGCGGCCGGGTCCTCCGCGTACAGACGGGCCTCGACCGAGTGGCCTCGCGCGGTGGGCGGCTCCTCGTCCAGGGGCTCACCCTCGGCCACGCGCAGTTGCAGCGCCACGAGGTCGACGCCGAACACGGCCTCGGTGACGGGGTGTTCGACCTGGAGGCGGGTGTTCATCTCCAGGAAGTGCGCCTTGCCGTCGGCGACGAGGAACTCGACGGTCCCGGCGCCCCGGTAGTCGGTGGCGCGGGCGGCCCGCACGGCCATCTCCCGTAGAGACGCCTCCAGTTCAGGAGTGAGACCGGGCGCGGGCGCCTCCTCGATGACCTTCTGATGGCGCCGCTGGAGCGAGCAGTCACGGGTGCCGAACGCCCACACGGTGCCGTGCGCGTCGGCCATGACCTGCACCTCGACGTGCCGGCCGCCCTCGATGTACGGCTCGACGAAC
This window contains:
- a CDS encoding enoyl-CoA hydratase family protein, which gives rise to MSTEKTLVHSSHERGITTLTLDSPANRNALSAALVAELADALTACGKDDAVRAVVLTHTGNTFSAGADLKSPPPPEALVALLRQIVALDRPVVARIAGHVRAGGLGLLGACDISAASHAASFAFTEVRIGVAPAVISLPLLPRTDPRAVARYYLTGERFDAAEAVRIGLLTTAGDDVDVALAPVLDGLRRSSPQGLAETKRLLTAKVLEAFDRDAADLSVLSARLFSSAQASEGMTAFLERRDPAWVL
- a CDS encoding DUF6400 family protein, coding for MNQDNSPGLIPFTIDLTFEEARRRAEVVAALGPDWDPVAVLRGEDEAHALLYSGLDAGQQRTYDLLVEAGVLPGEEPGRAASH
- a CDS encoding acyl-CoA dehydrogenase family protein; translation: MNAPVLESEEHQALRSAVAALGSRFGRDYMTRVVREEGHPEELWAEAAKLGYLGVNLPEEHGGGGGGMYELSLVLEELGASGAPLLMMVVSPAICGTVISRFGTPGQKAAWLPGLADGSRTMAFGITEPDAGSNSHRITTTARRDGDSGDWILSGRKVFVSGVDIADATLVVGRTEDARTGSLKPCLFIVPRDAEGFGRRRIDMELQAPEKQFELVLDDVRLPADALVGDEDAGLLQLFAGLNPERIMTAAFAIGMGRFALARAVGYAKERSVWKSPIGAHQAIAHPLAQAHIELETARLMMQKAAHLYDAGDDIGAGEAANMAKYAAAEACVRAVDQAVHTLGGNGLTREFGLASLITASRVARIAPVSREMILNYVSHQTLGLPKSY
- a CDS encoding acetyl/propionyl/methylcrotonyl-CoA carboxylase subunit alpha — translated: MITSVLVANRGEIACRVFRTCAELGIRTVAVYSDADEDALHARVADAAVRLPGASPAETYLRGDLIVKAALAAGADAVHPGYGFLSENADFARAVADAGLTWIGPPPEAIEAMASKTRAKELMGIEPLKTGDITAGDLPVLVKAAAGGGGRGMRVVRELTDLEEQLAAAGAEALSAFGDGEVFVEPYIEGGRHVEVQVMADAHGTVWAFGTRDCSLQRRHQKVIEEAPAPGLTPELEASLREMAVRAARATDYRGAGTVEFLVADGKAHFLEMNTRLQVEHPVTEAVFGVDLVALQLRVAEGEPLDEEPPTARGHSVEARLYAEDPAAGWAPQTGTLHRLSVPEAVRLDTGFTDGDPIGVHYDAMLAKVVAHAPTRAEALRKLAGALERSVVHGPVTNRELLVRSLRHDEFIAGGADTGFYDRHLAALTAPGPDPYAPLAAALADAHGRSRFGGWRNVASQPQVKHYRTEPDGTEHEVRYRHTRDGLAADGVRVVRATPALVVLEVDGVVRKFDVAVHGERVYVNGAALTALPRLPEPVARQEPGSLLAPMPGTVVRLAEGLAEGVTVVAGQPLVWLEAMKMEHRITAPASGTLTALHAAPGRQVEVGALLAVVQEDQS